TATGCCGGCGTGATGGCCATCGCCATGTTCTCGCTGGCGGGCATCCCGCCGCTGGTCGGCTTCTACGCCAAGCTGGCGGTGCTGCAGGCGCTGATCGCCTCGGGCCAGGGCCTGTACATCGCGCTGGCGGTGTTCGCGGTCGTGATGTCGCTGGTCGGCGCGTTCTACTACATCCGCGTGGTCAAGGTCATGTACTTCGACGCCCCGGTGACGGCGAGCACGGTGTCGGCGCCGCGCGATGTGCGCGCCGTGCTGGCGCTCAATGGCGCGCTGATCCTGATCCTGGGCATCGTGCCCGGCGGCCTGATGGCGCTATGCGCCAAGGCCATTGTCGCGACACTGGCCGGCTGAGGGCCGTGTCGCAGGGGGCGTCCGTCTGGGTGGTGCTGCTGGTCGCGCTTCTTGCGGCCAACCTGCCCTTCGTGAACGAGCGCCTGCTCGGCGTCGTGCCGCTCGCGGCGCGTGCCAAGTCGCTGGCCCTGCGGCTGGGCGAGCTGGTCATTCTCTATTTCGCGGCCGGCGGCATCGGGCTCCTCTTCGAGCGGCGCGCCGGCCAGATCGCGCCGCAGGGCTGGGAGTTCTACGCGGTGACGGCGGCGCTGTTCGTCGTGCTGGCGTTCCCGGGCTTCACCTGGCGCTACCTCCTCAAGCACCGGAAATGACATGAGCCCCCACGCTTTTCACTTCGAGTATTCGCTGCCCCCCGAGGGGGCTGAATGCCGCGGCTCCAAGCCTGCCTGTGCAGGCTTGGACGGCATGAAGAGCCGACGCGTCTCGCGACGGCGCGACCTGCAAGGTAAGTCCTCCCTTATGGCGGCCCGGCGGGAGGCCTGACATGGACGACGCGCATCTGAAGGAAGAGGGCACTGCCAGCGAGGAGCTCTTCAAGGGCAACTTCCTGCATGCCAGGCGCGACACCGTGCGCCTGCCCGATGGCAAGAGCGCAACCCGCGAGTACATCGTCCATCCCGGGGCGGTGGTGGTCGTCCCGCTGCTCGACGATGGGCTCGTGGCGATGGTGCGCCAATACCGCTACCCGATCGACCGGGTGATGACCGAGTTTCCGGCCGGCAAGCTCGACCCGGGTGAGGACCCGTTGTTCTGCGGCCAGCGCGAGCTGCAGGAGGAAACCGGCTACACGGCACGCGAATGGGCCTATGCCGGCGCCATGCACCTCGCGGTGGCCTATTCGACCGAGATCATCCACATCTATTTCGCGCGTGGCCTCACGGTGGGTAGCCAGCAGCTCGATCACGAGGAGTTCGTCGAGGCGACCACGGCCACGCCCGCGCAATTGCTGGACTGGTGCCGCGACGGCACCGTGTCGGATGCCAAGACCCTGACCTGCACGCTCTGGCTGCAGAACGTCCTGTCCGGCGCATGGGTGCTCGACTGGCAAACCACTGCTTCGCCCGCGGGCGGCTGATAATCCGCCCAATGAAGGTCCTCAATCTCCAATGCGCGCACGGCCACGGCTTCGAAGGCTGGTTCGCATCCAATGACGACTTCGAGACGCAGCTCGCCGGCGGCCTCGTGTCCTGCCCCATGTGCAGCAACAC
Above is a window of Variovorax sp. RA8 DNA encoding:
- a CDS encoding NUDIX domain-containing protein; protein product: MDDAHLKEEGTASEELFKGNFLHARRDTVRLPDGKSATREYIVHPGAVVVVPLLDDGLVAMVRQYRYPIDRVMTEFPAGKLDPGEDPLFCGQRELQEETGYTAREWAYAGAMHLAVAYSTEIIHIYFARGLTVGSQQLDHEEFVEATTATPAQLLDWCRDGTVSDAKTLTCTLWLQNVLSGAWVLDWQTTASPAGG
- a CDS encoding DUF2818 family protein; protein product: MSQGASVWVVLLVALLAANLPFVNERLLGVVPLAARAKSLALRLGELVILYFAAGGIGLLFERRAGQIAPQGWEFYAVTAALFVVLAFPGFTWRYLLKHRK